A window from Streptomyces sp. NBC_00299 encodes these proteins:
- a CDS encoding carbohydrate ABC transporter permease, which yields MSVTSTSTAKTTGSGRGEASRKRGLPQGGGRRREFTTRRGLQIAAFMAPAAVFVAVFTYYPMIAGGQMAFRNWKLTDLTDTSWVGLKNFRDVFADPAWGTVLGNTAVWVVGSIVPQLVIGFALALWLRRRFRFRGLYQALIFFPWAISGFLIGILFRWLFNSEFGVVNDLLQKAGLIDEPIAWLADPKTAMVAVLIANIWYGVTFFAIMILAALQSIPDELYEAAALDGASKSRTLFQITIPYIRTTLALTVLLRVIWIFNFPDLIFGMTGGGPNNETHIVTTWMIKITQQGDYGRASALGLLVVAALLVFAVFFLMATREKKGVRS from the coding sequence ATGTCCGTCACGTCCACAAGTACGGCGAAGACGACGGGGTCGGGCAGGGGGGAGGCCTCCCGCAAGCGAGGTCTCCCCCAAGGGGGCGGCCGGAGGCGGGAGTTCACCACCCGGCGTGGCCTGCAGATCGCTGCCTTCATGGCGCCGGCGGCGGTCTTCGTTGCGGTCTTCACCTACTACCCCATGATCGCGGGTGGCCAGATGGCCTTCCGCAACTGGAAGTTGACCGACCTCACGGACACGTCATGGGTCGGGCTGAAGAACTTCCGCGACGTCTTCGCGGACCCCGCCTGGGGCACCGTGCTCGGCAACACCGCGGTCTGGGTGGTCGGCTCGATCGTCCCCCAGCTGGTGATCGGCTTCGCCCTCGCCCTGTGGCTGCGCCGCCGCTTCCGCTTCCGCGGCCTCTACCAGGCGCTGATCTTCTTCCCCTGGGCGATCTCCGGATTCCTCATCGGCATCCTGTTCCGCTGGCTGTTCAACAGCGAGTTCGGGGTCGTCAACGACCTGCTGCAGAAGGCCGGACTGATCGACGAGCCGATCGCCTGGCTGGCGGACCCGAAGACGGCGATGGTGGCCGTGCTCATCGCAAACATCTGGTACGGGGTCACCTTCTTCGCGATCATGATCCTGGCCGCGCTCCAGTCGATCCCCGACGAGCTCTACGAGGCGGCGGCACTCGACGGCGCGAGCAAGTCACGCACGCTCTTCCAGATCACCATCCCGTACATCCGCACCACACTGGCCCTGACCGTGCTGCTACGGGTGATCTGGATCTTCAACTTCCCCGACCTGATCTTCGGCATGACCGGCGGCGGGCCGAACAACGAGACGCACATCGTGACCACCTGGATGATCAAGATCACTCAGCAGGGCGACTACGGCAGGGCCTCCGCGCTCGGCCTCCTCGTGGTGGCCGCGCTGCTGGTGTTCGCGGTGTTCTTCCTCATGGCCACGCGCGAGAAGAAGGGGGTGCGGTCGTGA
- a CDS encoding LPXTG cell wall anchor domain-containing protein, with translation MRQILSRALAVAATTSALSLCGTWAFAAHDPQGTEADAPTAPSSRAFQWEVPDEPFDVKQFDAMHSKVEDTMSRFDKMWGQDSQDTSGHHTGEPSANGRGDASGTRETSAYGPDEPSGYGPSEPSGYGPDEPTGYGSEEPAGYGPDEPAGYGPDEPAGYGPDEPAGYGPDEPAGYGPEEPPKPTPPPHTTPPASPTPTPTRRAPEKPAPHGELPDTGIDEGVLAAMAGGGALLAAGTFLYRRGRAASRR, from the coding sequence GTGCGACAGATCCTCAGCAGGGCACTGGCCGTGGCCGCCACCACAAGCGCCCTGTCCCTGTGCGGCACATGGGCGTTCGCGGCCCACGATCCACAAGGCACAGAGGCGGATGCGCCCACAGCGCCGTCGAGCCGTGCGTTCCAGTGGGAGGTCCCGGACGAGCCGTTCGACGTCAAGCAATTTGACGCCATGCACTCCAAGGTCGAAGACACCATGTCCCGGTTCGACAAGATGTGGGGCCAGGACTCGCAAGACACGTCCGGGCACCACACAGGGGAACCGTCCGCGAACGGCCGTGGGGACGCGTCCGGCACACGGGAGACATCCGCATACGGGCCCGATGAACCGTCCGGGTACGGGCCGTCGGAACCGTCCGGGTACGGGCCCGACGAACCGACCGGATACGGCTCGGAGGAACCAGCCGGGTACGGCCCCGACGAACCGGCCGGATACGGTCCCGACGAACCGGCCGGATACGGCCCGGACGAACCAGCCGGATACGGCCCCGACGAACCGGCCGGATACGGCCCCGAGGAGCCGCCCAAGCCCACGCCTCCGCCGCACACCACCCCGCCGGCCTCACCTACTCCGACGCCGACCAGGCGTGCACCCGAGAAGCCGGCCCCGCACGGGGAGTTGCCCGACACCGGCATCGATGAAGGTGTCCTGGCCGCCATGGCCGGCGGCGGAGCGCTGCTGGCCGCCGGGACCTTCTTGTACCGGCGAGGCAGGGCCGCGTCCCGCCGCTAG
- a CDS encoding PhzF family phenazine biosynthesis protein — MTTNSPQQPEVLRYTAFAGTPDGGNPAGVVLDAAGLGDNDMLAIAADLGYSESAFLTAPPEGLVGQAGRAYTIRYFSPKAEVPFCGHATVATAVALAERIGPGELVFATRAGTVPVEVTEEGGTIRATLTSVEPHIEEIGDADLAEALAALDWPAADLDPSFPPRVAFAGARHLVLAAATRARLADLRYDFTRLEALMHRLDLTTVQLVWRESPTVFHVRDPFPVGGVVEDPATGAAAAAFGAYARELGLVDQAAVLTLHQGADLGRPGELTVTLRAGDPRVRVSGAGTRID; from the coding sequence ATGACGACGAACTCACCGCAGCAGCCCGAGGTATTGCGCTACACCGCCTTCGCCGGCACGCCCGACGGCGGAAACCCCGCCGGCGTCGTTCTGGACGCCGCCGGCCTGGGCGACAACGACATGTTGGCCATCGCCGCCGACCTCGGGTACTCGGAGTCCGCGTTCCTGACGGCGCCCCCGGAGGGCCTCGTCGGCCAGGCGGGACGGGCGTACACCATCCGCTACTTCAGCCCCAAGGCCGAGGTGCCGTTCTGCGGGCACGCCACTGTCGCGACCGCGGTCGCGCTCGCCGAACGGATCGGTCCCGGGGAGTTGGTGTTCGCGACGCGCGCGGGCACCGTGCCGGTGGAGGTCACCGAGGAGGGCGGGACGATCAGGGCCACGCTCACCAGCGTGGAGCCGCACATCGAGGAAATCGGGGACGCAGACCTCGCCGAGGCACTCGCCGCGCTCGACTGGCCGGCCGCCGATCTCGACCCGTCCTTCCCGCCCCGCGTCGCCTTCGCCGGCGCCCGCCATCTCGTTCTCGCGGCGGCAACGCGCGCCCGCCTCGCGGATCTCAGGTACGACTTCACTCGCCTCGAAGCCCTGATGCACCGCCTGGACCTGACCACGGTTCAACTGGTGTGGCGGGAGTCCCCCACCGTGTTCCACGTCCGTGACCCGTTCCCCGTCGGCGGCGTCGTCGAGGACCCGGCAACCGGCGCCGCGGCCGCCGCGTTCGGTGCGTACGCCCGCGAGCTGGGCCTGGTCGACCAGGCCGCCGTCCTCACGCTGCACCAGGGCGCGGATCTGGGCCGCCCTGGTGAACTCACCGTGACGCTGCGCGCGGGTGACCCGCGGGTCCGAGTCAGTGGCGCGGGGACGCGCATCGACTGA
- a CDS encoding carbohydrate ABC transporter permease, translated as MIGKESVAGRIVKFAFLGVWLLFTVFPLYWITVTSLKAPGDIFHFPLAYWPERFSLENYSGLFGTADFGTYLTNSLIVSTVAGATATAISMLSAYVLARFEFRTKSALLMAALVTQMIPSFIALGPLYLLMTDLKLVDNRFGLILVYIAVCIPFCTVMLRGFFENIPDALEEAAMIDGLSRFTALFRVLLPVMRPGIVAAFIFNFVNCWNELFLSVTLMNSDSNKTVPTALNGFISGFNIDWGSMSAAAVLTILPTMLLFAFASRHIVQGLTSGAVKG; from the coding sequence GTGATCGGCAAGGAGTCCGTGGCCGGCCGGATCGTCAAGTTCGCGTTCCTCGGCGTGTGGCTGCTCTTCACCGTCTTTCCGCTCTACTGGATCACCGTCACCTCGCTCAAGGCACCCGGCGACATCTTCCACTTCCCACTCGCCTACTGGCCCGAGCGGTTCTCCTTGGAGAACTACAGCGGCCTGTTCGGCACGGCGGACTTCGGGACCTACCTCACCAACAGCCTCATCGTCTCCACCGTGGCCGGCGCGACGGCCACGGCGATCTCGATGCTCTCCGCATATGTGCTGGCCCGCTTCGAGTTCCGCACCAAGTCCGCGCTGCTGATGGCCGCGCTGGTCACCCAGATGATCCCGTCGTTCATCGCGCTGGGACCGCTGTACCTGCTGATGACCGATCTCAAGCTGGTCGACAACCGCTTCGGCCTGATCCTCGTCTACATCGCGGTGTGCATCCCGTTCTGCACGGTGATGCTGCGCGGCTTCTTCGAGAACATCCCGGACGCGCTGGAGGAGGCCGCCATGATCGACGGCCTGTCCCGGTTCACTGCGCTGTTCCGCGTCCTGCTGCCGGTGATGCGCCCCGGCATCGTCGCCGCCTTCATCTTCAACTTCGTCAACTGCTGGAACGAGCTGTTCCTGTCCGTGACGCTCATGAACAGCGACAGCAACAAGACCGTGCCCACGGCCCTGAACGGCTTCATCTCCGGCTTCAACATCGACTGGGGCTCGATGTCCGCGGCAGCCGTGCTCACGATCCTGCCCACCATGCTCCTGTTCGCCTTCGCCAGCCGGCACATCGTTCAGGGCCTCACATCGGGGGCGGTGAAGGGCTGA